A window from Prochlorococcus marinus CUG1435 encodes these proteins:
- the psaB gene encoding photosystem I core protein PsaB, translated as MATKFPSFNQGLAQDPTTRRIWYGIATAHDFESHDGMTEEKLYQKLFSTHFGHLAIIALWVAGNLFHIAWQGNFEQFVLDPTHVRPIAHAIWDPHFGSGITEAMTQAGASGPVNIAYSGLYHWWYTIGMRTNEQLFQASIFMSILACWTLFAGWLHLQPKFRPSLAWFKNAESRLNHHLSVLFGFSSIAWTGHLVHVAIPESRGQHVGWDNWLTVLPHPAGLAPFFTLNWGAYAQNPDSLDQVFGTSEGAGTAIFTFLGGLHPQSEALWLTDIAHHHIAIGTVFVIAGHMYRNTFGIGHSLKEITEAHNTRHPNDPHKGSFGINHDGIYETVNNSLHFQLGLALASLGVATSLVAQHMGALPSYAFIARDYTTQSALYSHHQYIAMFLMVGAFAHGAIFFVRDYDPELNKDNVLARVLGTKEALISHLSWVTMLLGFHTLGIYVHNDVVVAFGNPEKQILIEPVFAQFVQAAQGKMMYGFNALLSDPTSSASLAANSLPGNHYWMDLINRQDALSAFLPIGPADFLVHHAIALGLHTTALILIKGALDARGTKLIPDKKDLGYAFPCDGPGRGGTCDSSSWDAMYLAMFWALNLLAWVTFYWHWKHLAIWQGNVAQFNESGTYLMGWFRDYLWLNSAQLINGYNPFGVNSLSPWAWMFLFGHLVWATGFMFLISWRGYWQELIETLVWAHQRTPIANLVGWRDKPVALSIVQARLVGLAHFTIGNILTFGAFVIASTSGKFG; from the coding sequence ATGGCAACAAAATTTCCATCATTTAACCAGGGTCTAGCTCAGGACCCCACAACCCGACGAATATGGTACGGAATAGCAACTGCTCATGACTTTGAAAGTCATGATGGTATGACCGAAGAAAAACTTTATCAGAAGCTTTTCTCTACACATTTTGGACACCTAGCAATAATCGCTCTCTGGGTAGCTGGTAACTTATTTCATATTGCTTGGCAAGGTAACTTTGAGCAATTTGTACTTGATCCGACTCATGTCCGCCCTATCGCTCATGCTATTTGGGACCCTCATTTTGGATCTGGTATCACAGAAGCGATGACACAAGCTGGAGCAAGCGGCCCAGTAAACATCGCTTATTCAGGTCTCTACCATTGGTGGTACACAATTGGAATGAGAACTAACGAGCAACTCTTCCAAGCATCAATATTTATGAGTATTCTTGCTTGTTGGACTTTGTTTGCAGGTTGGTTACACTTACAACCAAAATTCAGACCTTCTCTGGCATGGTTTAAAAATGCAGAGTCAAGATTAAATCATCATTTATCTGTTTTATTTGGTTTTAGCAGTATCGCTTGGACAGGTCATTTAGTTCATGTTGCAATACCTGAATCAAGAGGACAGCATGTAGGCTGGGATAACTGGTTAACAGTACTTCCACACCCTGCAGGTTTAGCTCCTTTCTTTACTTTAAACTGGGGAGCATATGCACAAAATCCTGATTCTCTAGATCAAGTATTTGGAACATCTGAAGGTGCTGGAACAGCAATTTTTACTTTCTTAGGAGGTCTTCATCCTCAAAGCGAAGCATTATGGCTTACTGATATTGCTCATCACCATATTGCAATAGGAACAGTTTTTGTAATTGCTGGCCACATGTATAGAAATACTTTTGGCATAGGTCATAGCCTCAAAGAAATTACAGAAGCTCATAATACTAGACACCCAAATGATCCTCATAAAGGTAGTTTCGGAATTAATCATGATGGTATTTATGAAACTGTCAATAACTCATTACATTTCCAACTTGGACTAGCATTAGCATCACTTGGAGTAGCAACTTCTCTTGTTGCGCAACATATGGGAGCCCTTCCTTCTTATGCTTTTATCGCTAGGGACTACACTACACAATCTGCTTTATATAGTCATCATCAGTACATAGCAATGTTCTTGATGGTTGGTGCTTTTGCACATGGAGCTATTTTCTTTGTAAGAGATTACGATCCAGAATTAAATAAAGATAATGTACTAGCGAGAGTTCTTGGAACAAAGGAAGCTTTAATAAGTCATCTTAGTTGGGTAACAATGTTGCTTGGATTCCATACTCTTGGAATTTATGTCCATAACGATGTTGTTGTAGCTTTTGGTAATCCTGAAAAGCAAATTCTAATTGAGCCAGTATTCGCTCAATTTGTTCAAGCAGCTCAAGGTAAGATGATGTACGGCTTCAATGCTCTACTATCTGATCCTACAAGTTCAGCAAGTCTTGCTGCTAATTCATTACCAGGTAATCATTACTGGATGGATCTTATCAATAGACAAGATGCCTTAAGTGCATTTTTACCTATAGGTCCTGCAGATTTCTTAGTTCATCATGCTATCGCTTTAGGTCTGCATACAACTGCTTTAATCCTTATCAAAGGCGCTCTTGATGCCAGAGGAACTAAATTAATTCCTGATAAGAAAGATTTAGGTTATGCATTCCCTTGTGATGGGCCTGGACGTGGAGGTACTTGTGATAGTTCATCATGGGACGCTATGTACTTAGCGATGTTCTGGGCATTAAATTTACTAGCATGGGTAACCTTCTACTGGCATTGGAAACACCTAGCAATATGGCAGGGTAATGTAGCACAATTTAACGAATCAGGAACTTATCTAATGGGTTGGTTCAGAGATTATCTATGGTTAAACTCTGCTCAACTTATTAACGGATATAATCCGTTTGGAGTAAACTCGTTGTCTCCTTGGGCATGGATGTTCCTATTCGGTCACTTAGTTTGGGCTACTGGTTTCATGTTCCTAATATCATGGCGTGGTTACTGGCAAGAATTAATTGAGACATTAGTCTGGGCACATCAGCGTACTCCAATTGCTAACCTTGTTGGTTGGAGAGATAAGCCAGTCGCACTATCAATTGTTCAAGCTAGATTAGTTGGATTAGCACATTTCACCATTGGTAACATTCTGACTTTCGGTGCATTTGTGATTGCATCAACTTCCGGTAAGTTTGGCTAA
- the psaA gene encoding photosystem I core protein PsaA, which yields MTISPPESGEKNKKVLEDPVKADPRPIDFAKLDKPGFWSSKLSKGPKTTTWIWNLHADAHDFDVHTGDAEEATRKIFSAHFGHLAVIFIWMSAAFFHGARFSNYSGWLADPTHVKPGAQQVWAIVGQEMLNADLGANYNGIQISSGIFHMWRAWGITNESELMALAIGAVVMAALMLHAGIFHYHKAAPKMEWFQDIESMLNHHIAGLVGLGSLAWAGHCIHIGAPTAALLDAIDAGSPLVINGKEIATIADMPMPHQLCDPQIIGQIFPGLASGTGNFFSLNWLAFSDFLTFKGGLNPVTGSLWMTDVSHHHLAFGVIAIIGGHMYRTNYGIGHSMKEILDSQQGDPILFPAPKGHQGLFEFMAESRHAQLSVNLAMLGSISILVSHHMYAMPPYPYIATDYMTVLGLFTHHMWIGGLFIVGAGAHAGIAMVRDYDPAKHIDNVLDRILKARDALISHLNWVCMWLGFHSFGLYIHNDTMRALGRPQDMFSDSAIQLQPIFAQWVQSIQASAVGTSLLAGTAEALPHKALSEVFNGSLVEVGGKVAIAPIPLGTADLMIHHIHAFQIHVTVLILLKGVLYARSSRLIPDKASLGFRFPCDGPGRGGTCQVSSWDHVFLALFWMYNCLSIVIFHFSWKMQSDVWGLTGGNFAQSAITINGWLRDFLWAQASQVLTSYGQSISMYGLMFLGAHFIWAFSLMFLFSGRGYWQELFESIVWAHNKLKVAPTIQPRALSITQGRAVGVTHFLVGGIATTWAFFHARLFGLG from the coding sequence ATGACCATCAGCCCACCAGAAAGTGGAGAAAAAAACAAAAAAGTTTTGGAAGATCCTGTCAAGGCCGATCCAAGACCTATTGATTTTGCCAAATTAGATAAGCCAGGTTTCTGGTCAAGTAAATTATCTAAAGGTCCAAAAACTACAACTTGGATCTGGAATTTGCATGCTGATGCACATGATTTCGATGTGCATACAGGCGATGCTGAAGAAGCGACAAGAAAAATCTTTTCAGCTCATTTTGGACATCTTGCAGTCATCTTTATATGGATGAGTGCTGCATTTTTCCATGGAGCAAGATTTTCTAATTACTCAGGTTGGTTAGCTGACCCAACTCATGTCAAACCTGGAGCTCAGCAAGTATGGGCAATCGTTGGTCAAGAAATGCTTAATGCTGATCTTGGTGCTAACTATAACGGTATTCAAATTAGTTCAGGAATATTCCACATGTGGCGAGCATGGGGAATCACTAATGAGAGTGAACTGATGGCTTTAGCAATAGGCGCAGTGGTAATGGCTGCACTTATGCTCCATGCTGGAATTTTTCATTACCACAAAGCAGCTCCAAAAATGGAGTGGTTCCAAGATATTGAGTCTATGCTTAACCACCATATAGCTGGTTTAGTAGGACTTGGATCTTTAGCATGGGCTGGTCATTGTATTCATATTGGAGCTCCTACTGCAGCTCTCTTAGATGCAATTGATGCTGGTTCTCCCTTAGTTATTAATGGAAAAGAAATAGCAACTATTGCAGATATGCCTATGCCACATCAACTCTGCGATCCACAAATTATTGGTCAGATATTTCCTGGATTAGCAAGTGGTACAGGCAATTTCTTTAGTTTAAATTGGTTAGCTTTCTCAGACTTCCTTACTTTCAAAGGCGGACTTAACCCTGTTACAGGAAGTTTATGGATGACTGATGTTTCACATCATCATTTAGCTTTTGGTGTAATAGCAATAATCGGTGGTCATATGTACAGAACCAATTACGGTATTGGTCATAGTATGAAAGAAATATTAGATTCACAACAAGGAGACCCAATATTATTCCCTGCTCCTAAAGGTCATCAAGGTCTTTTTGAGTTTATGGCAGAAAGTAGACATGCTCAGCTTTCAGTAAACCTAGCAATGCTTGGATCAATAAGTATACTTGTATCTCATCACATGTATGCGATGCCTCCATATCCTTATATAGCTACTGACTATATGACAGTTCTTGGATTATTTACCCATCACATGTGGATAGGTGGATTATTCATAGTAGGAGCAGGTGCGCATGCTGGAATTGCAATGGTTAGAGATTACGATCCAGCAAAGCATATTGATAACGTATTAGACAGAATTCTTAAGGCAAGAGATGCTCTAATCAGTCACTTGAACTGGGTATGTATGTGGTTAGGATTCCATAGTTTTGGACTCTATATTCATAACGATACTATGAGAGCTTTGGGTAGACCTCAAGATATGTTTAGTGATTCTGCAATCCAACTTCAGCCAATCTTCGCTCAATGGGTACAGAGTATTCAAGCATCTGCTGTTGGTACTTCTCTTTTAGCAGGTACTGCAGAAGCTTTACCTCACAAAGCTTTAAGTGAAGTTTTTAATGGAAGTTTAGTAGAAGTTGGTGGAAAGGTTGCTATAGCGCCAATTCCATTAGGTACAGCTGATTTAATGATTCATCATATTCACGCTTTCCAAATCCATGTAACTGTTTTAATACTTCTCAAAGGAGTACTTTATGCAAGAAGTTCAAGGTTGATCCCTGATAAAGCTTCTTTAGGATTTAGATTCCCTTGTGATGGACCTGGAAGAGGTGGTACATGTCAAGTTTCTTCATGGGATCACGTTTTCTTGGCTCTCTTCTGGATGTATAACTGTTTATCAATAGTTATTTTCCACTTCTCTTGGAAAATGCAAAGTGATGTTTGGGGACTCACTGGTGGTAATTTCGCACAAAGCGCAATTACTATCAACGGTTGGCTAAGAGATTTCCTATGGGCCCAAGCTTCTCAAGTGCTAACAAGCTATGGTCAATCAATAAGCATGTACGGTTTGATGTTCTTAGGAGCTCACTTTATATGGGCGTTTAGTTTAATGTTCCTCTTCAGCGGAAGAGGATATTGGCAAGAATTGTTCGAATCAATTGTTTGGGCACATAATAAACTAAAGGTTGCTCCAACTATTCAACCTCGAGCTCTATCTATTACACAGGGACGTGCAGTAGGTGTTACACACTTCCTTGTAGGTGGTATTGCTACCACATGGGCCTTCTTCCATGCTCGCCTTTTCGGGCTGGGCTAA
- the cobJ gene encoding precorrin-3B C(17)-methyltransferase — MKGIAIGLSNHSKEILKRLKKTEFVKDIYIAGSSKDNGEENELVQVQKPREILLKKWSEIDLIIFIGSIAASIRIINSFLTSKDKDPGVIVIDNKCSKIVPLIGLHQSNTQNIACQIANLLGGEIIETNNSNDQRFLNLDAFGNQWGWERSGNIKDWSKLVIKQSKNEEIFCKQLSGNNLWKNSESGEIINQINEKEIEKPDSTFHVSIFENHETTWHPPVLWIGIGCERNTSKKLIENSLNNFLESENLSQKSIAGFATIDIKKDEKGILELSEEKRLPIKFFSKEDLSTIIVPNPSNVVQKEIGIPSVAEASCLLAAGEESILLEEKRIFKNQSGAVTIAIAESKNQYNPTQGEIHIIGSGPGDISFLTSNAKKALSRCTIWIGYKMYLDLIKPLKRSDQVLIESKLTEEKNRCSKAIELAEGGIKVALISSGESGFYGMAGLLLELLQKIKKKYRPYFEVHPGISSVQLAAAISGAPLMNDFCSISLSDKLTPWSLIEKRIEGALVGDFVIALFNPQSIERNWQLKSVIDTCLQSRHGDTPVLIARQVGRENQSKKFFTLNTIPFKEIDMLSIIIIGNSQTTLVDEIFLTPRGYLQN, encoded by the coding sequence TTGAAAGGAATTGCTATAGGTCTATCTAATCATTCAAAAGAAATTTTAAAAAGGCTTAAAAAAACCGAATTTGTCAAAGATATATATATTGCAGGTTCTTCAAAAGATAATGGGGAGGAGAATGAACTGGTTCAAGTACAAAAACCTAGAGAAATCTTACTTAAAAAATGGTCGGAGATAGATTTAATAATTTTTATAGGCTCCATTGCTGCATCAATACGCATAATAAATTCTTTTTTAACCTCTAAAGATAAAGATCCTGGAGTAATAGTTATAGATAACAAATGTTCCAAGATAGTTCCTTTAATTGGCTTACATCAGTCAAATACGCAAAATATTGCATGTCAAATTGCTAATTTACTTGGTGGCGAAATCATAGAAACTAATAATTCCAATGATCAACGCTTCTTAAATCTTGATGCATTTGGGAATCAATGGGGTTGGGAAAGATCTGGAAACATAAAGGATTGGTCAAAACTAGTAATTAAACAATCTAAGAACGAAGAAATATTTTGCAAACAATTATCTGGTAATAACTTATGGAAAAATTCAGAGTCAGGTGAGATTATTAATCAAATTAATGAAAAAGAAATTGAAAAACCAGATTCAACATTTCATGTGAGTATATTCGAAAATCATGAAACAACTTGGCATCCGCCCGTATTATGGATTGGCATTGGATGTGAAAGAAATACAAGCAAAAAATTAATAGAAAATTCTTTAAATAATTTTTTGGAGTCAGAAAATTTATCCCAGAAATCAATTGCAGGGTTTGCAACTATTGATATTAAAAAAGATGAGAAAGGGATTTTAGAACTTTCTGAAGAAAAAAGATTGCCTATTAAGTTCTTTAGTAAAGAAGATCTTTCAACAATAATTGTTCCAAATCCATCTAATGTCGTGCAAAAAGAAATTGGCATACCCTCCGTAGCAGAAGCCTCTTGCTTACTTGCAGCTGGAGAAGAATCAATATTATTAGAAGAAAAAAGAATTTTTAAAAATCAATCTGGGGCAGTAACTATCGCAATAGCAGAATCAAAAAATCAATATAATCCAACCCAGGGCGAAATACATATTATTGGAAGTGGGCCTGGCGATATCTCCTTCCTAACCAGTAATGCGAAAAAAGCACTTTCTAGATGTACTATTTGGATCGGATACAAAATGTATTTAGATTTAATTAAGCCCTTAAAAAGGAGTGACCAAGTTTTAATTGAAAGTAAACTTACTGAAGAAAAAAATAGATGCAGTAAGGCAATTGAACTAGCCGAGGGAGGAATAAAAGTGGCTTTAATTTCTTCAGGTGAATCTGGATTTTATGGCATGGCTGGTTTACTTTTAGAATTACTTCAAAAAATCAAAAAAAAATATAGACCTTATTTTGAAGTACATCCAGGTATAAGTAGTGTTCAATTAGCGGCAGCGATTAGCGGTGCACCACTAATGAATGACTTTTGTTCAATAAGCTTAAGTGATAAATTAACTCCATGGTCTTTAATAGAAAAAAGAATTGAAGGAGCTCTTGTGGGTGACTTTGTAATAGCTTTATTTAATCCTCAATCCATTGAAAGAAATTGGCAGCTAAAAAGTGTAATAGATACATGTTTACAGTCAAGGCATGGTGATACTCCAGTTTTAATAGCTAGACAAGTAGGGAGAGAAAATCAATCCAAAAAATTTTTTACTTTAAACACTATTCCTTTTAAAGAGATTGATATGTTATCAATCATTATTATTGGCAATTCTCAAACAACCCTAGTTGATGAAATATTTCTCACTCCCAGAGGATATTTACAAAATTAA
- a CDS encoding TIGR01548 family HAD-type hydrolase, with protein sequence MKNIGLILFDIDGVIRNVENSYRLSLKKTVFKFSGWEPSYIDIDNAKNEGIWNNDWDLSLELIKRFIKKEGLNLKIPSREAIIKCFEEFYFGGDPNKDSKFWSGYITNEELLVNKKFFDLIQSNGIIWGFVSGAESTSAKFVLENRLGLKSPPLISMGDAPDKPDPKGFIDLSKKLIGDKLGESNIPIAYVGDTIADINTVLNARKEIPSQKFISIGIAPPHLHLDSRLKERNYYETNLRNAGADLILNSIYDLEDINLELF encoded by the coding sequence TTGAAAAATATTGGTTTAATTTTGTTTGACATAGATGGGGTAATCCGCAACGTAGAAAATAGTTACAGACTTTCATTAAAAAAAACAGTTTTCAAATTTTCTGGATGGGAGCCAAGTTATATAGATATTGATAATGCAAAAAATGAAGGGATCTGGAATAATGACTGGGATTTAAGTTTAGAACTTATAAAAAGATTTATAAAAAAAGAGGGCTTAAACCTTAAAATTCCTTCAAGAGAGGCAATAATAAAATGTTTTGAAGAGTTTTACTTTGGTGGAGATCCAAATAAAGATAGTAAATTTTGGTCTGGATACATAACAAATGAGGAGTTATTAGTTAATAAAAAGTTTTTTGATTTAATTCAAAGCAATGGCATAATCTGGGGTTTTGTTAGTGGTGCAGAGTCTACTTCTGCAAAATTTGTTTTAGAAAATAGACTTGGTCTAAAATCACCACCATTAATATCTATGGGAGATGCCCCCGACAAGCCTGATCCTAAAGGTTTTATTGACTTATCAAAAAAACTTATTGGAGATAAACTGGGGGAATCAAATATCCCTATTGCATATGTAGGTGATACTATCGCAGATATAAATACAGTTTTAAACGCTAGAAAGGAAATACCATCTCAGAAATTCATAAGTATTGGAATAGCTCCCCCTCATTTACATTTAGATTCTCGATTAAAAGAACGTAATTATTACGAAACAAATCTTAGAAATGCAGGAGCTGACTTGATTTTAAATTCTATTTATGACCTTGAAGATATTAATCTTGAACTATTTTAA
- a CDS encoding carbamoyltransferase — translation MSSYVLGLSCYYHDSAAALLKDGEIISAAQEERFSRKKHDSSFPKNAVYYCLKSQKISVSDIKEIVYYEKPLITFERLLETYLGTAPRGFRSFVAAMQVWLKEKLFLKTELKKNLKAVHNSLGFHSLKMPLLLFSEHHLSHAAAAFYPSPFKESVILCMDGAGEWATTSAWIGKGKVIEPLWQISFPHSLGLLYSAFTYYCGFKVNSGEYKLMGLAPYGESRYVDKIKENLIDIKEDGTFRLEMSYFKYHRGFRMTGRKFHKLFGSPPRQGETELTQFHMDLAASIQVVTEEIILKLAKSLREETGIDNLCLAGGVALNCVANGKLLKENIFDEIWIQPASGDAGSALGAALVGWHQHQEQERFVNTSDSMKGTYLGPEFSNVDIINYLEQIKAPFQTKSDPELFESLAEELEKGHVIGWFNGPMEFGPRALGGRSIIGDPRNQKMQSVMNLKIKYRESFRPFAPSVLEEDVSNQFEMNVKSPYMLLVAPVKKELCKKMTEEEKKLFGIKKLNIPRSSLPAITHVDYSARVQTVSKKTNSRYHELISAFKRKTGCPTIINTSFNVRGEPIVCTPQDAYRCFMRTEIDVLVLQNQILFKGNQPKVARDETWMQEFELD, via the coding sequence ATGAGTTCTTATGTATTAGGGTTATCTTGTTATTACCACGACAGTGCCGCTGCTTTATTGAAAGATGGGGAGATAATTAGTGCTGCACAAGAAGAAAGATTCTCTAGGAAGAAGCATGATTCTAGTTTTCCAAAGAATGCAGTCTATTACTGCTTAAAATCTCAGAAAATCAGTGTTTCAGATATTAAAGAAATAGTATATTACGAGAAACCTCTAATTACATTTGAACGTCTTCTAGAGACTTATCTAGGAACAGCACCAAGAGGATTTAGATCCTTTGTTGCAGCGATGCAAGTTTGGTTGAAAGAAAAACTTTTTTTAAAGACAGAACTTAAAAAGAATCTCAAAGCAGTTCATAATTCACTAGGATTTCACTCCTTAAAGATGCCCTTATTGCTTTTTTCAGAGCATCACCTTTCTCATGCCGCTGCTGCCTTCTACCCAAGTCCTTTTAAGGAATCGGTCATTCTCTGCATGGATGGTGCTGGTGAGTGGGCAACAACTTCTGCCTGGATCGGTAAAGGTAAGGTCATTGAACCGCTATGGCAAATCAGTTTTCCACACTCTTTGGGTCTTCTTTACTCTGCATTCACCTATTACTGCGGATTCAAGGTAAATTCTGGTGAATACAAACTCATGGGTCTTGCTCCCTATGGAGAATCCAGATATGTCGACAAAATTAAAGAAAATTTAATTGATATTAAAGAAGACGGGACATTCCGTCTCGAGATGAGTTACTTCAAATATCATCGAGGATTCCGCATGACTGGACGGAAGTTCCACAAACTCTTTGGTAGTCCACCAAGACAGGGAGAAACGGAACTTACCCAATTCCATATGGATCTTGCGGCATCCATTCAGGTCGTCACAGAAGAGATCATACTCAAACTGGCAAAGTCACTGAGAGAAGAAACAGGTATTGATAATCTCTGTCTTGCTGGTGGTGTTGCTCTTAACTGCGTTGCTAATGGGAAATTGCTGAAAGAGAATATTTTTGATGAAATTTGGATTCAACCTGCCAGTGGTGACGCTGGTTCAGCGCTCGGTGCTGCGTTGGTGGGATGGCATCAACACCAAGAACAAGAGAGATTCGTCAACACCAGCGACTCCATGAAAGGAACATATTTGGGTCCCGAGTTCAGCAACGTTGATATTATTAACTATCTTGAACAGATTAAAGCGCCATTCCAAACTAAAAGTGATCCTGAATTGTTTGAGAGTCTGGCAGAGGAACTTGAGAAAGGTCATGTGATTGGTTGGTTTAATGGTCCTATGGAATTTGGTCCTAGAGCACTAGGTGGGCGCTCCATCATTGGGGACCCACGAAATCAGAAAATGCAAAGCGTGATGAACCTAAAAATCAAGTATAGAGAAAGTTTCCGTCCCTTTGCTCCATCAGTTCTGGAAGAAGATGTTAGCAATCAGTTTGAGATGAATGTTAAGAGTCCTTATATGCTTCTGGTTGCTCCAGTCAAGAAAGAACTTTGTAAGAAGATGACAGAAGAGGAAAAAAAACTTTTTGGTATTAAAAAACTCAATATTCCGCGATCTTCTCTACCTGCAATAACCCATGTTGACTATTCAGCAAGGGTTCAAACAGTAAGCAAAAAAACAAACTCCCGTTACCACGAACTTATCAGCGCCTTTAAGCGAAAGACTGGTTGCCCTACCATTATTAACACTTCATTCAACGTAAGAGGGGAACCTATCGTTTGTACACCTCAGGATGCTTATAGGTGTTTCATGCGGACAGAGATAGATGTCTTGGTTCTTCAAAATCAGATCCTTTTCAAAGGTAATCAACCCAAAGTAGCGAGGGATGAGACCTGGATGCAGGAGTTTGAACTTGATTGA
- a CDS encoding acyltransferase, whose product MSNIPAKNISSRSSSYRQEIDGLRAFAVVTVIINHFNKEILPGGYLGVDIFFVISGFVITSSLYQRPSQNFTDFISGFYERRIKRLVPVLSFFVLITSIAICLFNPSPRIFLNTGLTSLLGVSNIYLFRISTDYFAQSTELNVFTHTWSLGVEEQFYIFFPFLIWFSGFGRQTKNGARNLFLIVGTLTFASLIGFLYLYQKNQSAAYFLMPTRFWEMSSGCLLFIGLQKRKSIEQLLEKVPPILVLALTVGVMYLPISLATLSTVLVVSFSALLIASVKKGTTAFKFFTNPKVVYIGLISYSLYLWHWGVISISRWTIGIEWWTVPFQVALIFALAIASYKYIETPFRNGKWFSKRWKTILFSSGMIFTLSGGLFVLGRPFIGKLYLGNRSTLIIPNSNWRNEIRLGKSLLIGKTCHADSTYSSEQLRLLFKVCKYPLIRESNNQKTVAFLGDSHAESLLKAEEILTKSGFRVIHYSHAGCPFPIPPYGINSPECNKFLINAENSIFKDLNSGDSIVIYNYHLSHLGSPNLKDTRHQILNRNNLLVTDSDKKIDIYMNGLNELSKKAYKNSILIYLIGSAYRNSDLEFTKEFFRPNNLALKTLLEEKVNAKEMNYKLSKKIKDRSLSNVIFIDPLKIIDKSCGKDIEPYFICFRDSDHLSNKSSKTLLNFLLRNYLRPGTKK is encoded by the coding sequence ATGAGTAATATTCCTGCCAAAAATATTTCATCAAGGAGCAGTAGTTATCGTCAAGAGATTGATGGATTAAGAGCATTTGCTGTAGTAACTGTAATCATAAATCACTTCAATAAAGAGATTTTACCTGGTGGGTACCTCGGCGTTGATATATTTTTTGTTATATCTGGATTCGTTATTACATCATCTCTATATCAAAGACCAAGTCAAAACTTCACAGATTTCATCAGCGGTTTTTACGAGAGGAGAATCAAGAGATTAGTTCCAGTATTATCATTTTTTGTACTCATCACAAGTATTGCAATATGCCTATTCAATCCTTCACCAAGAATATTCCTAAATACTGGTTTAACTTCTTTATTAGGTGTATCTAATATCTATCTTTTCCGAATATCAACTGACTATTTTGCTCAATCAACAGAACTTAATGTATTCACCCACACTTGGTCTCTTGGAGTTGAAGAACAGTTCTACATCTTTTTCCCTTTTCTAATTTGGTTTTCTGGATTTGGAAGACAAACTAAGAATGGCGCTAGAAATCTTTTTTTAATAGTTGGGACACTAACATTTGCTTCGCTCATTGGATTTCTATACCTCTATCAAAAAAATCAATCAGCGGCATATTTCCTGATGCCTACAAGATTTTGGGAAATGTCATCAGGATGTTTGCTCTTTATTGGTTTGCAGAAAAGAAAATCTATTGAACAATTACTTGAGAAGGTGCCACCAATTTTAGTGCTAGCATTGACAGTTGGGGTTATGTATTTACCAATATCTTTAGCAACACTATCAACAGTGTTAGTGGTCTCTTTTTCTGCATTACTTATCGCTTCTGTGAAAAAAGGAACAACAGCATTCAAATTTTTTACTAATCCCAAAGTCGTTTATATAGGTTTGATCTCTTATTCTCTCTACTTATGGCACTGGGGTGTAATTTCCATAAGTCGTTGGACAATTGGTATTGAATGGTGGACAGTGCCTTTCCAAGTCGCTCTGATTTTTGCCCTCGCAATTGCGTCTTATAAGTATATCGAAACACCATTTCGTAATGGCAAATGGTTTAGCAAGCGATGGAAGACAATATTATTTAGTAGTGGAATGATATTTACACTTTCAGGAGGTCTTTTTGTGCTAGGGAGACCTTTTATCGGAAAATTATACTTAGGCAATCGTTCTACATTAATAATCCCTAATTCCAATTGGAGAAATGAAATTAGACTAGGCAAATCTTTACTTATAGGCAAGACATGTCATGCAGATTCAACATATTCTTCAGAGCAATTAAGATTACTTTTTAAAGTATGCAAATACCCTCTTATCAGAGAATCAAATAATCAAAAAACTGTAGCGTTTTTAGGAGATAGTCATGCCGAAAGTCTACTCAAAGCAGAAGAAATCCTAACTAAATCTGGATTCCGAGTAATTCATTACTCACATGCTGGATGCCCTTTTCCTATTCCACCTTATGGAATAAATAGTCCAGAATGCAATAAGTTCCTTATAAATGCAGAAAACTCAATCTTTAAAGATCTAAACTCAGGAGATTCTATAGTTATATACAATTATCATCTAAGTCATCTTGGTAGTCCAAATCTCAAAGACACCAGGCATCAAATCCTAAATCGTAACAATTTACTTGTTACAGATTCAGATAAAAAAATCGATATATACATGAATGGATTAAATGAACTATCGAAAAAAGCATATAAGAATTCAATATTGATTTATCTCATAGGAAGTGCATATCGAAATAGTGATTTAGAATTTACAAAAGAATTTTTCCGCCCAAATAATCTCGCACTTAAGACTCTTTTAGAAGAAAAAGTTAATGCAAAAGAGATGAATTATAAACTTTCAAAGAAAATTAAAGATCGTTCATTATCAAATGTGATCTTTATAGACCCACTAAAAATAATTGATAAGAGTTGTGGAAAAGATATTGAACCTTACTTTATTTGTTTCAGAGACTCCGACCACTTATCAAATAAATCATCAAAAACTTTACTTAATTTCCTCTTGAGAAATTATTTGAGACCGGGAACTAAAAAATAG